The DNA window CCATCCAAATGAAACTGACAATAAGACGCCAGAAGAGTGAGGTCAGGGAAGTTCAAACAGTTTTGAGCTATGCTGCATCATTAGTCTTTCGATTCAAAATAGCTTCTAGTGATCAACTATGACAAAGATAAAGCACTAAGACTTACAAGAAAGCATAGCTAAGATGTTCTATATCCCATTCAAGCCTTTCAAATAATTGAAATGTAATCTGATTACGCTATTCCTATATCAAATAGCATTTGTATTGGAGTATGTAAATCCACACACGAACAAATTCAGGACCCTAGCCACTGAGATTGTAGAGTTTCCTAGCCAGTATTGAGTTCACAAGTtatgttttcttgatctataaaTTCCTATTTGGTTCTCGTTGGCGGGAAATATCCAGTATATAACACAAGTGAGTTGATCCAAATTCAGAAGTTATATATAGACAAATATGTAGCTCATGCATATATGTGCCTGACAATGCAATTGGAGAGATGGGATAACATTGATCCTACAAGTAACAAATTGTGTCAATTATACTATTTAAATCCCACTTACATATCCTGGTCATGCTCATTGGCTAAGGCAGCCTTTGCAATACAAAAGAATGCTGCATCGACATTGTAATCCTCTTTGGCTGATGTCTCAAAGTAAGGAATGTTCCCTTTTGATGCACACCATTCCCTTGCCTTTTTCTCAGAAACCTGACATCAACTCAATCAGAACAAAGTACGAAAAAGAAACTAGTATAATATTACCAGTTCGACATATCAACTTACCACTCTGCTATTGCCACCGTCTATATCAATCTTGTTTCCTAGTAATATAAATGGGAATGACTTTGGATCAGGTGGATTTGCCTGCATCACAACCAAATACCATCAATTTCCAGTAAACAAATAGGGATACGTAAATGGGCCCATTGAATAAGCATAAGAGCTGTAGACTAAAGATAATAATTCAGCCAGTGATAGCAACACATACTATCATTTGCATAAGCCTCGTTTAGTCCAGAAATCTACAGTTACTAGAATATATTGTAGTATATATTTCATGCGGGATCCAACTGAAGTAAAACTTATCGCACACACTGAATCAGTTATCCCCACAACCCCAATAGCTGAAAAACGTGAGTATGGAAGGAACGATAATATTGGCCTATCTAACTACATCAATATCCTCCCTTTTAGACATATCAGACAAACATGTAACCTTTTTTTATAATCCAAACAAGGAAAGATATCTGAGGTGAGAATTGTAACCAAACATAAATTGTGCCCATTCCAAAAAATCCTTATTCTCTTATTTTCAACTAAAATATGAGCCCTACATTACAATTGACACATAATATGCAAAAAAGGTTCAGCCATTGATGAGCAAACCTTAAAATAACAAACCGGCGAATACAGTAAAATATCACGAACagcaaaaatttcaaagaaaaaatCACGTATATGGAAAATCCATGTCATTAAGACATCACCCCCAATGCCATCATTaaaacaagaaagattcatGTAAGCAATCTTTTAATTTCCATTTCTCCTGAAACTACCATAGCCAGCAAACCTTTCTTTCTGCAACTAACTAGCATAAGATATAAATTTGTAGCTTAATACTTCCATTATAGATACTCAACATCCACTGCTCATAGAAGTTTAGAAACTACCAACAAATGAAAAACAAGAAACAATACAGGAAAATCAAAGCAAATTACAAAATCAAGACAATTGAGCATATCAATAATCTGTGATTCTGTATATACAGAAGACACAAACCTGCTTGAGAAACTCTTCATGCCAATTGTCAAGAGTGTCGAAAGACCTCATTACATTAACGTCGTAGACCAAAACACAGCAATCCGCGCCTCTATAAAATGCAACTCCAAGACTTTGAAATCTCTCTTGGCCAGCAGTGTCCCAAATCTACCAAACACAAATACAAGTTcaaaaagagaaacaaaatcaagagaAAAAAAGCAACTGAATACCCACTTGAAGAGTAACAAGGCGATCATCTATTTGAAGCTCCTTCGTTACGAAATCCGCCCCAATAGTAGCTTTATACTGCTGACTGAATTTCTTATGCACATATCTATTCACTAGTTAAAGAAGCCTCACACATTGTAATCAAACAATCCATCAAACATCAACAATCATCAAGCTTCactaaaactaaaaaattaataagaaaaaaaggaTACTGATTCATCAACGACGTTTTACCAACCCtgacaaaaaaaatcataaaaatcaaCAACGTCACACACGCCAATTCAAATAGTGTGACCCTAAACTCGACAACAATAAATCAAATCGCACaaaaaaactgagaaaaatgaaatagtattATCAGCATCAGAATACCCGCTGTCGCCGAGGACGATCACTTTGAGTAATGTTCGCCGACGCAATGACATTGGAAACTGATTTAAAAtccaaaatcaacaaaaatttCCGTTTTTCAACAATCTCAATTCACCAATTTCAGAGGAAAGGCAGAATTTTGTGTGTGAGATGAACACGGACAGGAGAAAGGGGCGCCAATTTCGATCTGAATCACAAACACtattgacttttttttttgtttggtaaTACGAATTTAGGCGGTACAACATTCCAacaaaaacatatatatatatatatatatatatatataatcaataTATAATCGAATTATATAAACTGGATATATACGTGTTTGCATATGATTTTAGCAACTTTCTTATTATTGCTAATTATTATACCGACCAAATACATTAATCTGTATCCAATTATTGTTGTCtttctgtttttcttttttgaattttatatatactttctatttttcttttttgaattttatatatACTCTTCATTCACGTAATTTAATTGACAGTCATTTTTTATCCCACgaattctatttttaagaatCGGATAGTTAATttgagtaattaaattgaaaagatCTTTTGTTACTATTTATTTTAGTCTTGATCACGTTAGCTTTTTTGTTGTCGtattatcaaaatgaaataGACTTTGTCTATTTTCATCATTTCTACATCATGGAATAAAGAATCAATAATTTTTCCCAGCAATTTTGTCGTAACGGTATAAAGAATaactgttttgttttttgttgtcTTCGTAGAATCTTAATTTAAACTTTTGGAACACTTTtacttaacaaaaaaatatatattattgcaAAATTCTAATATCTATGTACATTACTTCATCCCCTTTTTCAAGCACAGCAAGTAATCAAAGAAGAAACAGTAATTGGACCTTTTGATTTCAATAAAATTCCAGAGACATAGAAATTGAAACTTAAATCAGTTTTAGTTTAAACATgtcttcaaattcaaattcaaattgctATTTCAACCTAGATCAAATTTCGAAACACAAAAACTGTATTCGCTATCGATATCTAAAGCTCGAGCTGAGGGGTGCGATTAAGCGACTATATCTTGAATAGTTGCTTCATTTTGAAGAGTAATGTATTATCTTCAGTAGACAGATCACCCTGCACATCAATAGAAATTATTAGTGTTGAATGTTGATGGATTTTCATAATATTGGAGATAGTAatatgagatgagatgagatgtaCAAACCATGTACtgttttcttagtgcataaacTGAGTCTGGTGTGATCTTGCTTACAAGCTcatctttcatctcaaaatctCTCCCAAACATCTTCTGCAGCTCCTCCGGATTGCTCCCAAGAATCTGCAAAGAATCAATCACCTTGCTTaatagggaaaaaaattaatccaCCTAATAAATAAATCACTTATATGAATTATGATCATACATACATTAATGGTCACCCTTTGGCCTTTCATGGCATAATCA is part of the Salvia splendens isolate huo1 chromosome 6, SspV2, whole genome shotgun sequence genome and encodes:
- the LOC121806614 gene encoding ras-related protein Rab7-like; translation: MSLRRRTLLKVIVLGDSGVGKTSLMNQYVHKKFSQQYKATIGADFVTKELQIDDRLVTLQIWDTAGQERFQSLGVAFYRGADCCVLVYDVNVMRSFDTLDNWHEEFLKQANPPDPKSFPFILLGNKIDIDGGNSRVVSEKKAREWCASKGNIPYFETSAKEDYNVDAAFFCIAKAALANEHDQDIYFQGIQETLPEADQQGGCAC